A part of Notolabrus celidotus isolate fNotCel1 chromosome 21, fNotCel1.pri, whole genome shotgun sequence genomic DNA contains:
- the pax4 gene encoding paired box protein Pax-4, which yields MCGADVDLSNKGGGTVNQLGGMFLNGRPLPESKRWKMIELASEGVRPSQISRILRVSNGCVSKILSRFRRTGLLEPKTIGGSRPRLLTPGVISTIIQCKQENPNIFAWEIRKRLATARMCKASKTPSVSSINRVLRKIHLDHGPMCMERIVHKRTVQNFDSLIQEDLNERSTSETVCSNDQKRKGAQHRIRTTFTTEQSSALEREFSHSQYADMYTREKLSAEIKLPEETIKVWFSNRRAKWRREAKHRSSTQAADHRKQPDVVPVNASMPRSFESQQTTGVSRVYCENSAASSTYNTAVRKLPHGYYSATETGIGHSERGTSVSVPTSSFLHQSGHMMAHTMTPKPALDLQTDRFAFPLFHHNAVTNTPLLLGTETIRPEQTVTPIWNQQGVSFPWCQFSQQAWALSPHGYQD from the exons GTGGTGGAACCGTAAATCAGCTTGGAGGGATGTTCCTCAACGGCAGACCTCTCCCAGAATCCAAGAGGTGGAAAATGATTGAACTGGCTTCAGAGGGAGTCCGTCCAAGCCAGATCTCCAGGATACTTCGG GTTTCCAACGGCTGCGTCAGTAAGATCCTGAGCCGATTCAGACGAACAGGACTCCTGGAGCCAAAGACAATCGGAGGGAGCCGACCTCGGCTTCTCACCCCGGGTGTCATCTCCACAATCATCCAGTGCAAACAGGAAAATCCAAACATTTTCGCTTGGGAGATTCGAAAACGGCTCGCAACAGCTCGGATGTGCAAGGCCTCCAAAACCCCTAGC GTGTCGTCGATTAATCGGGTTTTAAGGAAGATCCACTTGGATCATGGACCAATGTGCATGGAGAGGATTGTGCACAAGAGGACTGTGCAGA ATTTTGACTCCCTCATTCAGGAAGACCTGAATGAGAGAAGTACTTCTGAGACAGTGTGCAGCAACGACCAAAAACGCAAAGGCGCCCAGCATCGAATCCGAACCACCTTCACCACAGAGCAGAGCTCAGCACTCGAGCGAG aatTTTCCCACAGTCAGTATGCAGACATGTACACCAGAGAGAAACTGTCAGCGGAGATCAAACTTCCAGAGGAAACCATCAAG GTTTGGTTTTCGAACAGACGGGCGAAATGGAGGAGGGAGGCCAAACACAGGAGCAGCACGCAGG CTGCAGACCATCGAAAACAACCAGATGTTGTTCCTGTGAATGCATCAATGCCACGCAGCTTTGAATCTCAACAG ACAACAGGAGTGTCCAGAGTCTACTGTGAAAACTCAGCGGCCTCTTCTACGTACAACACAGCAGTCAGAAAGTTGCCACATGGCTactactctgcaactgaaacaG GTATTGGACATTCTGAACGTGGGACATCCGTCTCAGTCCCAACATCATCATTCCTACATCAATCTGGTCACATGATGGCCCACACCATGACACCAAAGCCTGCACTGGATCTCCAAACAGATAGATTCGCCTTCCCATTATTTCACCACAACGCAGTTACAAACACTCCGCTACTTTTGGGCACTGAGACAATAAGACCGGAGCAGACTGTGACTCCGATCTGGAACCAGCAGGGGGTTTCTTTCCCATGGTGCCAGTTTTCGCAGCAGGCATGGGCCCTGAGTCCACATGGTTACCAAGActga